From the Ignavibacteriales bacterium genome, the window GCCACCTTTTATCCATATTAAATGTAAGGAGGTGGTTAAGGAAATCATATTTTTTTGCTATGTCGTTGAACATAGCTTCGATACGTGTCCTGGATTTATCCATTATATATAATTAAGCAAAGCGAAGAGATTTAACAGGATCGAGACGAGACGCAAGGAATGCCGGTATCAGTGTTGCAATGAAGCAAAGCACAAGCGTTACAATCGAGATCAAAACAATTATATGAGGTTCGAGCAGTATGGGCACCTTTTCAACGTAATAAAAATCGGGCAGGCTTATCAAATGAAAGCGCATTTCCAGCATGCACGCACCAACTCCGATAATGATGCCGAGTATGGTCCCAATTATCCCAATAAGCAGCCCGTCATAAATAAATATTTTCATTATCCCCATACGGCTCGCTCCGAGTGATTTAATAACGCCGACGGAGTGTGTTTTTTCGAGAACAAGCATCAGCAGTGTGCTGACGATGTTAAATGTTGCCACCAGCACAATAAGGCCGAGAATGATCGGGATAGGTTTTTTCTGAAGCTCAACAAAACTAAACAGTGCGCGGTAAATCGTGAAAAGTGACTTCGGGTAGTACGGGTAACCGAGAAGTTCGCCGAGCTGTTTTGTAACCGAATCGGCGCGGTCTATGTCGTCGAGTTTGAGTTCGATACCGGAAACGTTACTGCCAAGGTCGAATAGTCCCTGCGTCGTCGGTATATCGGAATAGATAAGTATATCGTCGTAATCGCGCAAGGTTGTTTCATATATACCGCTGACGATGAACTGCTTAATCTTAGGCTGATTCAACGGTGAAGGGATTCCACGGAGCCCGAAAACAATTACCTTATCCCCTACTTTCACATTGAGGTTTTTGGCAAGCTTATTCCCGATTATCAAACGCGAGACACTGGAATCGACGGGAGCGAGGTTGTATTCGCCATCCACGATCTTATTCTGCATATCGGATATGTCGTTGTTCGGGTCGATCCCCTTGAGTATAATGCCCTCTATCTTTTCTTTTGCGCGAATCACGGCTTCCTTTTGCGTGTATTCGGCAACCTGCGTAACGCCTTTTATATTTTCCTTTATCTGCTTAACGCCGTATTCGTGGTCGGCGATACCATTAGCAAGGAACGAGCTGATCTGTATGTGAGAAACGAGCCCCGTTACCTTATCCTTTATTTCTTTTTCGAAGCCATTCATAATTGAAACGGCAATAATAAGCGCGGCTACACCGAGGGCGACTCCGGCAATGGAAATATAAGTGATGAAGGAGATGAATTTCGAATCCTTCTTCGAAAACAGATACCGGTTCGCTATGAAAAGTTTAAAGTTCGTCAATACTAGTGTGTCGGCATTAATAGATATTCTTTAATAAAGTCGTGGATGTCGCCATCCATTACTGCTTGCGTATTACTTGTTTCAAAATCCGTGCGGTGATCCTTAACCATGTTATAGGGGTGGAAGACGTAACTGCGAATCTGGCTACCCCACTCGATCTTTTTCTTTGATTTTTCGATATCCTGTATCTTAGACATTTCCTTTTCTTTCTCGAGCTGGTAGAGCTTAGATTTAAGCATCTTCATCGCGTTGGCTTTATTCTGTCCCTGCGAGCGCTCGTTCTGGCACTGTACGACGATACCGGTTGGGGCATGAGTGATACGGATGGCGGTTTCTACCTTATTTACGTTCTGTCCACCTGCTCCTCCAGCGCGATAGGTGTCTATTTTTAGATCGCTTGGATTGATTTCTATCTCGATGTTATCGTCCACGATCGGGCTCACGTAAACAGCAGCGAAAGACGTGTGGCGTTTTTTATTCGCATCGAATGGCGAGATACGCACGAGGCGGTGTACACCGTTCTCGGCTTTAAGGTAGCCGTACGCGAAATCGCCGTAGACTTCGATAGTGGCGCTTTTTATTCCCGCGCCATCTCCGTCGAGGCGGTCTACGAGAGCGGTCTTAAAGCCCTGCTTCTCGCAGTAACGAAGGTACATGCGGAGAAGCATCTCTGCCCAGTCCTGCGACTCTGTACCGCCTGCGCCTGAGTTTATTGTTATAATGGCGTCGCGGTCGTCATCTTCATCAGATAGCATCTTCTTGAATTCGAGGTCGGCGACATTCTTTTCGAGGCGGTCGAGTTCATTATTGATCTCATCGACAGCAGATTCATCTTTATCGGCTTCGGATAATTCGATAAGGATCTCCGTGTCGGAGAATATTGTCTCTACTTTTTTGTATTCTTCGATGAATTTTTTGAGAGATGAGACTTCGCGGAGAATTTCCTGCGCGGTTTTATTGTCGTCCCAAAAGCCTTCGACTTCGGTTTTCTTTTCGAGTTCTTTTACTTTTTCAGCTTTGGAGTCGACTTCAAAGAGACCTCCTCAGCTGTTCCAGCTTATCTTTATTTTCTGCTAAACGATATTTTTCCTGGTCGAACATATTATTTTTCTATCTCTATTTTTAATAACGCGGAAGCGAGAGTCTTTCCCTGCGCGTCGAGCTTAAGTGAAACGGTACCGCCGCCTCCGAGAGTGTTATTGAGAACAAAGTTAAGGGCGTTTATGTTCGGCATTTCGTAGCGTTCGACTTCACCCTCGCAGATACCTTTAAAGAATTCCTTTACTCTTTCCGCGGTGACCTCGCGCTCGATGAGATCGTAATCTTCTTTTTTGTATGCAATGAGACCGATATTAGCAGCATCGCCTTTATCGCCGCTTCGTCCGTGGCAAATC encodes:
- a CDS encoding ABC transporter permease, yielding MTNFKLFIANRYLFSKKDSKFISFITYISIAGVALGVAALIIAVSIMNGFEKEIKDKVTGLVSHIQISSFLANGIADHEYGVKQIKENIKGVTQVAEYTQKEAVIRAKEKIEGIILKGIDPNNDISDMQNKIVDGEYNLAPVDSSVSRLIIGNKLAKNLNVKVGDKVIVFGLRGIPSPLNQPKIKQFIVSGIYETTLRDYDDILIYSDIPTTQGLFDLGSNVSGIELKLDDIDRADSVTKQLGELLGYPYYPKSLFTIYRALFSFVELQKKPIPIILGLIVLVATFNIVSTLLMLVLEKTHSVGVIKSLGASRMGIMKIFIYDGLLIGIIGTILGIIIGVGACMLEMRFHLISLPDFYYVEKVPILLEPHIIVLISIVTLVLCFIATLIPAFLASRLDPVKSLRFA